From the genome of Vibrio navarrensis, one region includes:
- the ltaE gene encoding low-specificity L-threonine aldolase — protein sequence MASNKIDFRSDTVTQPTPAMREAMANAVVGDDVYGDDPTVNELEAFAASETGFEAALFTTSGTQANLLGLMSHCERGDEYLCGQQAHNYRYEAGGAAVLGSIQPQPIENNPDGTLPFDKLAAAIKPDDSHFARTKLLSLENTINGKVLPLSYLQQARAFTNKHGLKMHLDGARVYNAAVALDVPVREIAQYFDSMTICLSKGLAAPVGSLLLGSKEYITKARRLRKMVGGGMRQAGILAAAGKLALTEQVSQLKTDHDNAKALAHGLATLPGFDVNPQWVQTNIVFAKLDDGVDIATIAQKLKQEQIIVSPGNPIRFVTHKDIRREDIDRLLSVLRSHL from the coding sequence ATGGCTAGTAATAAAATTGATTTTCGCTCCGATACCGTCACTCAGCCTACCCCGGCGATGCGTGAGGCCATGGCCAACGCGGTGGTTGGCGATGATGTCTACGGCGATGATCCAACTGTCAACGAGTTAGAAGCGTTTGCCGCGAGCGAAACGGGTTTTGAAGCTGCGCTTTTCACCACTTCGGGCACTCAGGCAAACTTACTCGGCTTGATGTCTCACTGTGAACGGGGGGATGAATACCTGTGCGGCCAACAAGCGCACAACTATCGCTACGAAGCGGGCGGCGCGGCAGTATTAGGCTCAATTCAGCCGCAGCCGATTGAGAACAATCCAGATGGCACATTGCCTTTTGATAAACTCGCCGCTGCGATTAAGCCCGATGACAGCCATTTCGCCCGTACCAAGCTGCTTAGCTTAGAAAACACCATCAACGGTAAAGTGTTACCACTAAGCTATCTTCAACAAGCGCGCGCTTTTACCAACAAACATGGGCTGAAAATGCATCTTGATGGTGCGCGGGTTTACAATGCCGCCGTAGCGCTGGATGTTCCAGTGCGTGAAATCGCTCAGTATTTCGATTCCATGACCATCTGCCTGTCTAAAGGGCTCGCTGCGCCTGTCGGTTCTTTGCTTTTGGGAAGCAAAGAGTACATCACTAAGGCACGTCGTTTGCGCAAAATGGTTGGCGGCGGTATGCGCCAAGCGGGCATTTTAGCCGCCGCAGGTAAATTGGCACTGACCGAGCAAGTGAGCCAACTTAAAACGGACCACGACAACGCAAAAGCGCTGGCACACGGGCTTGCAACACTGCCCGGGTTCGATGTCAATCCGCAATGGGTGCAAACCAATATTGTGTTTGCCAAACTCGATGATGGCGTCGATATCGCAACCATAGCGCAAAAGCTAAAGCAAGAGCAGATCATCGTGTCCCCGGGAAATCCAATCCGCTTTGTCACTCATAAGGACATCCGTCGCGAAGACATCGATCGGTTGCTCAGCGTATTACGCTCCCATTTATGA
- a CDS encoding succinylglutamate desuccinylase/aspartoacylase family protein: MATQFLADSLQGLRVIDALDVDDLPSGEHKFWFRVASNALSQWQHLPVLVFKGEKPGKKLLITAGVHGDEYNGVLSAQKVARDLVGQSLAGVVTIVPTINLSGLLNHSRDFHSADPDTSAVNLNRHFPGNAKGNEASRYLDTLWQKLLKPNAQLAIDLHTQTSGAAYPLYVFADFRQQASLDMARWLNPDAILDDPGDAGVLETVWNQHGVPCITVEVGMGRYTQSDLVERTAEGINNILTHLQIKDGAPSTPLSCVQGKEIISLRAEVGGFVIPQVELLQDVSPGQLLALQYDSFGEEIARYTAPVAATVLSHNLEPMRAPGALVVRLIR, encoded by the coding sequence ATGGCCACACAATTCTTAGCTGATTCTCTCCAAGGTCTACGTGTGATTGACGCTTTGGATGTCGATGATTTACCCAGCGGCGAGCACAAATTCTGGTTTCGCGTTGCCAGTAACGCTTTATCTCAGTGGCAACATCTGCCTGTGCTGGTCTTTAAAGGGGAAAAGCCGGGCAAAAAATTGCTCATCACCGCTGGCGTTCATGGCGATGAATACAACGGCGTACTCAGCGCGCAAAAAGTGGCGCGTGATCTGGTCGGGCAGAGCTTAGCGGGCGTCGTGACTATCGTCCCGACCATCAACTTAAGTGGTTTGCTCAATCACAGCCGCGATTTTCATTCCGCTGACCCAGACACGTCGGCCGTCAATCTCAACCGTCACTTTCCCGGCAATGCCAAAGGAAATGAAGCCAGCCGCTACCTCGATACCTTGTGGCAAAAACTGTTAAAGCCCAACGCCCAACTGGCCATTGATCTGCACACACAAACCAGCGGCGCAGCGTATCCTCTTTATGTTTTTGCCGATTTTCGCCAGCAAGCTTCGCTTGATATGGCACGCTGGTTAAACCCAGACGCCATTCTCGATGACCCGGGAGATGCGGGCGTGTTAGAAACGGTCTGGAATCAACACGGTGTCCCCTGCATTACGGTTGAAGTGGGTATGGGGCGATATACGCAATCTGACCTTGTTGAACGTACAGCCGAAGGAATCAATAACATTCTGACGCACTTGCAGATCAAAGACGGCGCCCCGTCAACGCCGCTTTCTTGCGTGCAAGGCAAAGAGATTATCTCACTGCGCGCCGAGGTGGGTGGCTTTGTCATTCCGCAGGTTGAGCTGCTGCAAGACGTTTCCCCGGGTCAATTGCTGGCGCTTCAGTACGACAGCTTTGGGGAAGAAATTGCTCGCTACACCGCGCCTGTCGCCGCGACAGTTCTAAGCCACAATCTTGAACCAATGCGCGCGCCGGGCGCTTTAGTAGTGCGTTTGATTCGCTGA
- a CDS encoding amino acid ABC transporter permease, translated as MTVKSQPPFRYRLSPLDVGLSLLIIGLLAWLYHRSSVGIHYQWHWQEALELIFTPRADGSLPYFFQGLLATLRLSFWSMLLALILGTLIGIARTSERSVLRVPANAFVQLIRNIPPLVFVFIFYFFISNQLIPLLGLETLLRNYPATPPAAITWLFGPSNLWENLLSGVMCLGLLSSAYIAEIVRAGLRSITKGQWEAADSLGLSAWVKYRFVIGPQVLASITPALAGQTISLVKETSIVSLISIQELTFVGSEVANSSGFIFEIWLIVGFCYLLLCLTLSTVFKRIELRSLKYLQR; from the coding sequence ATGACGGTTAAATCGCAACCACCTTTTCGCTATAGACTCAGCCCGCTGGATGTCGGGCTGAGCCTCTTAATTATTGGCCTGCTGGCTTGGCTCTACCACCGTTCTTCGGTTGGCATTCATTATCAGTGGCATTGGCAAGAGGCGCTTGAGCTCATTTTCACTCCGCGTGCCGATGGTAGTTTGCCATACTTTTTTCAAGGACTGCTTGCCACGCTACGGCTAAGTTTCTGGTCGATGCTACTGGCTTTGATACTGGGCACCTTGATTGGCATTGCCAGAACAAGCGAACGTTCAGTGCTGCGCGTTCCGGCCAATGCGTTTGTGCAGTTAATTCGCAATATTCCACCATTGGTGTTTGTCTTTATTTTCTATTTCTTTATTTCGAACCAACTTATTCCGTTACTTGGTCTGGAAACACTTTTGCGCAATTACCCAGCAACGCCACCAGCGGCGATAACTTGGCTGTTTGGCCCGTCCAACTTGTGGGAAAACTTGCTCTCCGGTGTGATGTGTCTTGGCTTGCTCTCTTCGGCATACATTGCCGAAATTGTTCGCGCAGGACTGCGTAGCATTACCAAAGGTCAGTGGGAAGCTGCGGATTCTCTCGGCCTCTCCGCTTGGGTCAAGTATCGTTTTGTGATTGGTCCACAAGTATTGGCATCCATCACGCCAGCGTTAGCGGGGCAAACTATCTCGCTGGTGAAAGAAACCTCCATCGTTTCTCTGATTTCCATTCAAGAGCTGACGTTTGTGGGCAGTGAGGTCGCCAACTCTTCTGGTTTCATTTTCGAAATTTGGCTGATTGTCGGTTTTTGCTATCTGCTGCTTTGTTTAACTTTGTCTACCGTGTTCAAGCGTATTGAACTGCGCAGCTTAAAGTATTTACAACGTTAG
- a CDS encoding amino acid ABC transporter ATP-binding protein — protein MIEFCQVSKWYGQFQALKSISLSVRKGEILVICGPSGSGKSTLIRTVNGLESIDAGEIRILPDEQENHRSRGKIGMVFQHFNLFPHLTVRQNLTLSPMRTLKLSRHQANQRAEHFLKRVKIADQADKYPIQLSGGQQQRVAIARSLCMQPEILLFDEPTSALDPETINEVLDVMVDLANDGITMMCVTHEMGFARKVAHRVAFMDGGEIVEIAPPEQLFSAAQHPRTQQFLQQILGSR, from the coding sequence GTGATAGAGTTCTGCCAAGTCAGCAAGTGGTATGGTCAATTCCAAGCGTTAAAATCAATCTCACTGTCCGTGCGCAAAGGGGAGATTCTCGTGATTTGCGGCCCATCCGGTTCGGGGAAATCGACGCTGATCCGTACAGTTAACGGCTTGGAATCCATCGATGCAGGAGAGATCCGTATTCTGCCCGATGAGCAGGAAAATCATCGGAGCCGTGGCAAAATCGGTATGGTTTTCCAACACTTCAATCTCTTTCCTCACCTGACAGTGAGACAGAACTTGACCCTATCGCCGATGAGAACCTTGAAATTAAGTCGCCATCAAGCCAATCAAAGAGCGGAACACTTCCTTAAACGAGTAAAAATCGCCGATCAAGCCGACAAATACCCGATCCAGCTTTCTGGCGGGCAACAGCAGCGTGTGGCGATTGCGCGCTCTCTGTGCATGCAACCGGAGATTTTATTGTTTGACGAGCCAACATCGGCACTTGACCCAGAGACCATCAACGAAGTGCTGGATGTGATGGTTGATCTGGCCAATGATGGCATCACCATGATGTGTGTCACGCATGAAATGGGCTTTGCACGCAAAGTCGCCCATCGAGTGGCGTTCATGGACGGCGGCGAAATAGTAGAGATCGCACCGCCAGAGCAACTTTTCTCGGCAGCACAGCACCCGCGTACGCAACAATTTCTCCAACAAATTTTAGGTTCGAGGTAG
- a CDS encoding transporter substrate-binding domain-containing protein, with translation MKLFKHRIARLSIAALLTGLLGLSLSTPSLANESATANLDSINQRGTLRVGMSTFVPWAMRNKQGELIGFEIDVAKRLAADSGWKVEFVPTAWNGIIPALLAKKFDVIIGGMSVTPERSKSVLFTAPYSHSGVQVAASKTLAADFTSMEKFNSRRVKIAARRGAFTVQVARETFPKATILQFDDDAQAFQEVINGNAHAVIASSPKPEHETIKHSDKLFLPFSERLAKGNEAFAVRLGEEDKKAFFDAWIQARMADGWLQQRYEYWFSTLDWQDQIASGQ, from the coding sequence ATGAAACTGTTTAAACACCGAATCGCTCGCTTAAGTATTGCAGCGCTTCTCACTGGCCTACTCGGGCTCAGCCTGAGCACACCATCACTGGCTAACGAAAGCGCAACTGCCAATCTCGATAGTATCAATCAACGCGGTACACTGCGTGTTGGTATGTCTACCTTCGTTCCATGGGCAATGCGTAACAAACAAGGAGAACTGATTGGCTTTGAAATTGATGTCGCCAAGCGATTAGCGGCTGATTCCGGCTGGAAAGTCGAATTTGTTCCAACCGCTTGGAATGGCATCATTCCCGCTCTCTTGGCAAAGAAATTTGACGTCATCATCGGCGGTATGTCCGTCACCCCAGAGCGTTCAAAAAGCGTGCTGTTTACTGCGCCCTATTCTCACTCGGGCGTGCAAGTTGCAGCCAGCAAAACGCTAGCAGCCGATTTCACCTCAATGGAAAAATTCAACTCGCGCCGGGTGAAAATCGCCGCCAGACGAGGCGCATTTACCGTGCAAGTGGCCCGCGAAACCTTCCCGAAAGCGACCATTTTGCAGTTTGATGACGATGCACAAGCATTCCAAGAAGTGATCAACGGTAATGCTCACGCCGTAATTGCCTCCAGCCCAAAACCTGAACACGAAACCATTAAACATAGCGATAAACTGTTCCTGCCGTTTAGCGAACGCCTTGCCAAAGGCAATGAAGCGTTTGCGGTGCGCCTTGGAGAAGAAGACAAAAAAGCCTTTTTCGACGCTTGGATCCAAGCTCGCATGGCCGATGGCTGGTTGCAGCAACGTTACGAGTACTGGTTCTCAACGCTAGATTGGCAAGATCAAATTGCCTCGGGCCAATAA
- a CDS encoding amino acid ABC transporter permease — protein MRLIKPILLAMLQAVLMFAALVWLLDSGAKAMGYQWQWHRVPDYILFFEDGEWWAAELLQGLVVTLQLTAISLLFTLLLGLTTALLRQSRSIVGRALGTGYVAVVRNTPLLVQIYLIYFVFGPVIGLDRFSTAVLALALFQGAYTAEVLRGGLNGIAQGQYEAAKSLGLSTFFTFYDVILPQLLQRTLPPLTNEMVSLIKNSSIVSVMAIFDLTTQGRNIVSETAMPFEIWFSVAAIYLLLTLSLSALSAWLEHRLGARWRSH, from the coding sequence ATGCGCTTAATTAAACCTATTCTGCTGGCGATGCTTCAAGCGGTGCTGATGTTTGCCGCACTAGTCTGGTTGCTCGATTCAGGAGCCAAAGCAATGGGCTATCAGTGGCAGTGGCATCGAGTTCCTGACTACATACTCTTTTTTGAAGATGGCGAATGGTGGGCCGCTGAACTACTGCAAGGTCTGGTGGTCACGTTGCAGCTCACTGCCATCAGCCTTCTTTTCACCTTGTTACTGGGGCTGACCACCGCCCTACTACGTCAGTCACGTTCGATTGTCGGCCGAGCCCTTGGTACTGGTTATGTCGCAGTGGTCAGAAACACACCGCTGCTGGTGCAAATTTATCTGATCTATTTTGTCTTCGGCCCAGTCATTGGGCTGGATCGCTTTTCAACCGCCGTGCTCGCGCTAGCGCTGTTTCAAGGCGCTTATACTGCTGAGGTTTTGCGTGGCGGGCTTAACGGCATTGCACAAGGGCAATACGAAGCAGCAAAATCACTTGGCTTGTCGACCTTCTTTACTTTCTACGATGTGATCTTGCCGCAACTTTTGCAACGAACTCTGCCACCGCTGACCAATGAAATGGTGTCTCTGATCAAAAACTCGTCTATCGTCAGTGTGATGGCCATTTTCGACCTCACCACCCAAGGTAGGAATATCGTCTCTGAAACGGCAATGCCCTTTGAGATCTGGTTTAGTGTCGCTGCCATCTATCTGCTACTCACGTTAAGTCTGTCAGCACTTTCTGCTTGGCTGGAACATCGCCTTGGTGCTCGCTGGCGTTCACATTAA
- a CDS encoding shikimate kinase, with amino-acid sequence MQRVNVIGSSASGKSTFSKQLAARLGCPYIEMDRLFWQADWQETDDETFFSKISQATDGDAWVLDGNYSRTQNVKWQHVDTIIWLDYSRWRTTYRAVKRAWMRSWTQQELWPGTGNRESFSKSFFSRDSIIWWSIKNYRKNRVKYLLLKEELQNSPICFVHLTTPKMAEQFLRQLK; translated from the coding sequence ATGCAAAGAGTCAATGTGATTGGCAGTAGCGCTAGCGGAAAATCAACGTTCTCCAAACAATTGGCGGCTCGTTTAGGTTGTCCATATATTGAGATGGACCGCCTATTCTGGCAAGCCGATTGGCAGGAAACCGATGATGAGACTTTCTTTTCTAAAATAAGCCAAGCAACGGACGGAGATGCTTGGGTTCTTGATGGAAATTACAGCCGCACGCAGAATGTAAAGTGGCAACACGTTGATACCATTATTTGGCTGGATTATTCCCGCTGGCGAACGACTTACCGAGCGGTTAAAAGGGCATGGATGCGTTCGTGGACACAGCAAGAACTTTGGCCGGGAACAGGCAACCGAGAAAGCTTTAGTAAATCCTTTTTCAGCAGAGATTCTATTATTTGGTGGTCGATTAAAAACTATCGCAAAAACAGGGTAAAATACTTGCTCCTGAAAGAAGAATTGCAGAACTCGCCGATCTGTTTCGTTCATCTAACCACGCCCAAAATGGCTGAGCAATTTTTGCGTCAACTAAAATGA
- a CDS encoding ATPase RavA domain-containing protein: MIRPSFASNADKALLSERINKLSLALADGVYEREYTIKLCLLAALAGESVFLLGPPGIAKSLIAKRLIQAFDNSSYFEYLMTRFSTPEEVFGPLSIQELKDNGRYVRLTQGYLPTAQVVFLDEIWKAGPAILNTLLTVVNEKTFKNGSDIERVPMRLLISASNELPDEDSGLEALYDRMLVRVFVNRIQNKQNFKSMLTVGTPEEARIPEGLAITDEEYHYWQQALESLKLNDKVFEKLYQLKSMLEEKVESQGYDAADMDLYVSDRRWKKAVRLLKASAFFNGRDEINPLDLLLLQDCLWNSPDSRDVVTSVIQEFALNYAFDQKNVQHQIDHCREELADIQQELEEQYGIVLSMESSAGLLRKGKEVHHFDTSEARLYSVGPTRNLVKLVLLQSNMSVSESERGDSRWVYVQKDELDRLIKEGHGDLYGFVNQNTNLCRLKFDLDASNNLVVRDIANRAVLVSLVTKEGLNQEHYQKWVEKCDNAFSKLTEAEHHLRKARSDFHGALPHNFIDPELPRLMEATLQQVNHTLETTKSESEKTMFRIKHLNEYFS; this comes from the coding sequence ATGATTCGCCCCTCTTTTGCGTCAAACGCAGACAAAGCGTTACTTTCCGAAAGAATTAACAAACTCTCTTTAGCGCTGGCCGATGGCGTCTATGAACGTGAATACACCATCAAACTCTGTTTGTTGGCCGCTTTGGCTGGTGAAAGCGTGTTTCTTCTTGGCCCTCCGGGTATTGCTAAGAGCTTGATTGCAAAGCGCCTTATCCAAGCATTTGACAACAGCAGCTATTTTGAATACCTGATGACGCGTTTTTCCACGCCAGAAGAAGTGTTTGGTCCGCTGAGCATTCAAGAACTGAAAGACAATGGCCGTTATGTGCGCTTAACTCAAGGCTATCTGCCGACGGCGCAAGTGGTGTTTTTGGATGAAATCTGGAAAGCAGGGCCAGCGATTCTCAACACGCTTCTTACCGTCGTCAATGAAAAGACCTTTAAAAATGGCAGCGATATCGAGCGTGTACCGATGCGTCTGCTGATTTCTGCGTCTAACGAATTACCGGATGAGGACAGTGGCCTAGAAGCCTTGTACGACCGTATGTTGGTGCGTGTCTTCGTCAATCGAATCCAGAACAAGCAAAATTTCAAATCGATGCTGACGGTCGGTACGCCAGAAGAGGCGCGCATTCCTGAGGGTTTGGCGATCACCGATGAAGAATATCATTACTGGCAGCAGGCGCTCGAGTCACTCAAACTCAACGATAAAGTGTTTGAAAAGCTCTATCAGCTCAAATCGATGCTGGAAGAGAAAGTGGAATCTCAAGGCTACGATGCGGCTGACATGGATCTCTATGTCTCTGACCGTCGTTGGAAAAAGGCGGTGCGCCTTCTCAAAGCGAGTGCCTTTTTCAATGGTCGTGACGAGATCAATCCGCTGGATCTGCTGTTACTGCAAGACTGCTTGTGGAACAGTCCTGACTCTCGTGACGTGGTCACTTCTGTTATCCAGGAATTTGCCCTTAACTATGCGTTTGACCAAAAGAACGTACAGCACCAAATCGACCATTGTCGCGAAGAGCTGGCGGATATTCAGCAGGAGCTGGAAGAGCAGTACGGTATTGTATTGTCGATGGAATCCTCGGCGGGTCTTTTGCGTAAAGGGAAAGAAGTACACCATTTTGATACTTCAGAAGCGCGCCTTTACAGCGTTGGGCCAACGCGCAATTTGGTCAAACTGGTGCTACTACAAAGCAACATGTCAGTCTCTGAATCTGAACGAGGCGATAGTCGCTGGGTGTATGTGCAAAAAGATGAGTTGGATCGCTTGATCAAAGAAGGTCATGGCGACCTCTATGGTTTTGTTAATCAAAATACCAATTTGTGTCGCCTTAAGTTCGACCTTGATGCCTCGAACAACTTAGTCGTACGTGATATTGCCAACCGCGCGGTGCTGGTCAGTTTGGTGACGAAAGAGGGGCTTAACCAAGAACACTACCAAAAATGGGTAGAAAAATGTGACAACGCTTTTAGCAAACTCACGGAGGCTGAACACCACTTACGTAAAGCGCGCAGCGATTTTCATGGTGCCTTGCCGCACAACTTCATTGATCCGGAACTGCCTCGTTTAATGGAAGCAACGCTGCAACAGGTAAATCACACGCTGGAAACCACCAAGAGCGAGAGTGAGAAAACCATGTTCCGCATTAAGCATCTCAACGAGTACTTTTCGTAA
- a CDS encoding NUDIX hydrolase: MRKIIHKWKNIALVEENVALPNGKSVCHTTIQHPGAAVILPVTASGEIVLINQYRPSLKKWLLELPAGTKEANEDPLTCAQRELEEETGYSAECFYSLGQVTPLAGFCDEIQYLYVAKQLRLTNRYQCDDDEVIQVVTMPVSQLEEKIIEGSISDGKTIACLSKAKLCGYL; encoded by the coding sequence ATGAGAAAAATCATACATAAATGGAAAAACATCGCCCTAGTTGAAGAAAATGTTGCCCTACCTAACGGCAAATCTGTCTGTCATACCACCATCCAACATCCCGGCGCAGCGGTTATTTTACCCGTCACGGCGTCAGGCGAAATTGTGCTGATCAATCAGTATCGCCCTTCGTTAAAAAAATGGCTGTTGGAACTTCCGGCGGGCACCAAAGAGGCCAATGAAGATCCACTCACCTGTGCTCAACGAGAGTTAGAGGAAGAAACAGGTTACAGTGCAGAGTGCTTTTACTCACTGGGTCAAGTCACGCCGCTGGCTGGATTTTGCGATGAGATCCAATATCTGTACGTGGCAAAGCAGCTGCGCCTAACCAATCGCTATCAATGTGATGACGATGAAGTGATTCAAGTCGTCACTATGCCAGTCTCGCAATTAGAAGAGAAAATTATTGAAGGCAGCATCAGTGATGGCAAAACCATTGCTTGTTTGAGTAAAGCCAAACTGTGTGGTTATCTCTAA